Below is a genomic region from Hyphomicrobium nitrativorans NL23.
CCCTTGAGCGGGTTGAACTCCGGAAGCTCGGCAAGATGCATCTCGCGGACGATCCGCTCGCCGAGATCCGTCGACATCAGCGCGCGCACGTGAGTGTTGACGGCCTCACGGTCCATGCGCACGGCGACGCTGTCGTTGTTTGCGCGAGAGGGGTCGGTGAAGGGGTTGGCGGTGCTCTTCGATTCGATGGCGAGCTGCGTCTCGGAGGTGTAGCGCGGCGCGATCAGGCTCAGGGCGCCATAAGTCAGACCGCCCAGGACGAGACCGATCACGATCAGCCGCGGCAAGCTTCTCACCGCCGTCTGCCACAGCGACCGTAGGTCGATATCGTCGCTACGCTCTCGGTTGTGGGCCATGTCTTTCAGTTCCGCCATCGGCTTGCATCCCACACTGGAATAAGGGGATCAGCGTTAGAATTTCCTTAAGCTTCCCATTAAGGGGCGGATCCTTAGGTTTTCTTAACCCTGGGGCCCTACCACTGGGGGCATGTCTAGTCCGTCCGAGCGGTCGATCATGCGCATCCGCTTTACAGCCCTGTTCCGAATTCTGCCGTGTGCGGCGATGCTCGCGCTCGGTGCGTGTGCGCATAATCCGGATACCGTGATCTCCGCGGCGCTGAACAATTTCGAGCACGGCGGCCGCCCCCAATACCGCGAGTTTTCGGGCCAATATGGGGGCGAGGACGTGACGTGGGGTGCGCCGACCGTACATCCGGCCGCTTACGGCACCCCCGAGCCGAGCGGAGCCTATCTGCTCGACACCGGCGACCGGCTTCGGGTTTTCGTCTACGGACAGCCGAACCTGTCGCGCGCCTATGCCGTCGATCATGACGGCCTTATCACAGTGCCGCTTATTGGCGACGTCAAGGCACGTGGACGGACGACGCGCAACGTCGAGGAAACGATCCGCCGGCGGCTCGGCGCCGAATTCGTGCGCGATCCGCAGGTCACGGTCGACGTTCTTCAGAACCGGCCGTTCTTCATTTACGGCGAAGTCAAGGCGGCAGGCCAATATCCGTTCGTCTCCGGCATGACGGTCGAAACCGCCATTGCCATCGCGGGCGGCTATTCCGAGCGCGCAAGCACACGCAGCTACCGCATCACGCGCCGTGCGAACGGTATCGTGGACCAGATGGAGGCTCCGGGGGACTATCCTCTCCAGCCGGGCGACGTGGTCTACGTCAACGAGCGCTTCTTCTAGAGCCGTTATGGTTGTCTCTGCTTCGCAGAACGGCTCTAGATTTTTTACTTGTCGTGCTTCTTATCGGAAAACCGGTTCCCACTTTTCCGGAAGCACTCTGAGGAGCGCCCTCGATTGACGGACGCGCAGCAACCACTTCGAATTCTCCATGTCATGCGGGCCCCCGTCGGCGGGCTTTTCCGGCACGTACTCGATCTCGCGGGGGAGCAGGCGACGCGCGGCCACTTCGTCGGCCTCGTCGCCGACAGAAACGCAACCGATAGGCTGACGGCCGAGAAGCTCGCCGCCATCGCGCCGCACCTGCGGCTCGGGCTTTCGCTGATCCCCATGAGCCGGAAACCGGGGATCGGCGACTTTTCGGCGGTGCGCGCCGTACGCAAGCTCGCGCATGGGCTCGATCTCGACGTGCTTCACGGTCACGGCGCCAAGGGCGGCGCTTACGCCCGGCTTGCGCGGCCGTTTCTCCGTGGGGCGCGCGGGCGCGTGCGTGTGTTCTACACGCCGCACGGCGGGAGCCTGCATTACAAGCCCGGCACCGCGGCCGGCACCGTTTTCAGCATTCTCGAACGCATCATGGGGCGGCTGACGGACGGACTGATCTTCGAATCCGATTTCGCACGGCTTGCTTACGTCCGTCTTGCCGGCGAACATGGCGCGCCTCGCCGTGTCATTCCAAACGGCTTGCAGCCGCGCGACTTCATCGGGACCCCGCCTCTGCCCGATGCCGCGGACTTTCTATTCATCGGTGAGCTTCGTGCGCTGAAGGGCGTGGACGAATTGCTCAAGGCGCTCGCCGAGGTCATCGGCAATCGGCCCGTTCGCGCGGCAATCGTCGGCGCCGGGCCGGATGGCGACGCCTTCAAGGCGGAAGCGTCGCGGCTCGGGCTTGACAGCTATGTGACATTTCCGGGCGCGATGCCCGCCGAGGCCGCATTTCCGTTGGGGCGGGCCCTCGTCGTTCCGTCCCGCGCCGAGAGCTTTCCCTACATCGTTCTCGAAGCCGGGGCGGCCGGTAAGCCACTCATCGCAACATCCGTCGGCGGCATTCCCGAGATCGTGGTCGGCACGCAGGTGCCGCTGATCCCGCCCCGCTCCGTCCCCGACCTCGTGCGTGCAATGGAGAGCGTGCTCGACGATCCCGACGGCGCGCGCGCGCGCGCCGAGGAGCTGCGCGCCGCGGTCCAGCGCCGGTTCACAGTCGGCGCGATGACGGACGCCGTGCTCGACTTCTACAGAAGCGTGGAACGGCGCGCGTAAGGCTCAAGCCCCACGCGCTTAACGCTCACCGCCGGACGACGGCAGGCTCTTCCCCCATCCTCCCCTTCCCGCATTTACACTTCGTTAAGGATCGCAGCGTTCGGCATGCGTGGCCAACGGGGCGCGCCTCGTGTGGCATGGCCGCTGCACTCGATGTGAGCATCGGCCCCGAATAGCTGGGGTCTGTCGCATTATGAGCCACGCCATGCTGCCGAATGTCCCGACTTCGCCCACTTCCCCGCTCGTCCAGATCGTGCCGAAGGCGCCCGCGCGTTTGCAGTCGAGCGGAAAAATAGATCTTCTCTCTCCGGTGGTCGTGGTCGGTCTCGTCCGCTTCGCGGATTTTGCGATCGCCGTTCTCTCGGGTTTCGCCCTCGCCATCCTCTACGTCGGCGCCGAGGTCGTTACGGCAACGCTTCTCTACGGCACCGTGATCGTCATCGCGGCGCTCGTCGCCCTGCTCACGTTCGACCTGCTCGGCCTCTACTCCATGCGCGCGCTGGCGGCTTTTCCGATCAACCTGCCGCGTCTCATGCTGGGATGGAGCGCCTCGCTTGCCGCCGCCGGCGTGTTGATCTTCTTTCTCAAGGCCGGCCCCGAGCTCTCGCGTGTATGGCTCGCCATCTGGCTGGTCGCGGGCGGTGCGGCGTTCGCACTCGAACGCGGCGTTCTCAGCCTCGTGCTGGCCCGTCTCCGTGCCTCGGGACGCCTCGTGCGCCGGGCCGTCATCTACGGAACCGGCGCACTGACAGACGATCTTCTGCACACGCTCGAAAACGAGCAAGGATCGGAAATCCGCGTGGTCGGCGTGTTCGACGACCGCAGCGCCGCACGCGGCGTCCCTTCCACGAGCGCCGCATCGCGGCTTGGCACGCTCGACGAATTGCTCGAAACGGCGCGCGCCGCACGGGTCGATCTCGTCATCGTTTCCATTCCCTTCGCCGGCGAGCGGCGCCTGCATGACGTGGCGAGCCGGCTTTCGGTGCTGCCCGCAGACATTCGCCTGCCTGCGGGCGCGATGCAGCTCAGGCTCGCGCCGCGCCTCTATTCGCACGTCGGCTCCGTCGCCATGCTCGATCTCTACGACCGGCCGATCGCGGATTGGGGCTATGTTGTCAAATGGCTGTTCGACAAGTCCATCGGGCTCGCGGCCGTGATGACGCTCGCGCCCGTCATGTTGCTGGTCGCTGCCGCGATCAAGCTCGACTCCCGCGGGCCTGTGTTTTTCCGGCAGCGCCGCTACGGCTTCAACAACGAGCTGATCGAGGTTTTCAAGTTTCGCTCCATGCATGCGGACATGACCGACCACGATGCGGGCCGGCTCGTCACCAAAGGCGACCCTCGCGTCACGCGTGTCGGGCGCTTCATCCGCAAGACAAGCCTCGACGAGCTGCCGCAGCTCTTCAACGTTCTCAAGGGCGATCTGTCGCTCGTCGGCCCGCGCCCGCACGCCGTCTCGGCCAAGGCGCAGAACCGGCTCTATAACGAGGTCGTCTCGCGCTATTACGCGCGCCACAAGGTGAAACCCGGCATCACCGGCTGGGCGCAGATCCGCGGCTGGCGAGGCGAAACGGACACCGAGGAGAAGATCGAGCAGCGCGTGGAGCACGATCTCTACTACATCGACAATTGGTCTGTGTTCTTCGATCTCTACATTCTGGCGATGACGCCGATCGCGCTGTTCAAATCCGAGAACGCGTACTGAACCGCAAGGAAAAGCCCCGCAGCGGCATGCGCGTGCGGGGCTGAAAACTGTAACTCCGATCAAACGTGTTCGATCAGGCGGGAACCGCCTGGCCTTCGGTGCGATAGCCTTCGGCCGCGGCGGCGAGCGTCTCGCTGATGGCGCGAGCCATCTTGTGCGGATTGAAGCCCCACTTGGCGTTGAGGCGCATGTGGGCGGCTGCTTCGAGCGCGGAAACCAGTGCCTGCTGGCCATGGCGGGCGATGAGATCGCTCACGTGGCGCGACTGGCACGCCATCAGGAAACTGCGGAAGCGCAGCAATACGGCCACCTTGCGGACGCGCGCGCGGGGCGAGATCTGCCAAAAATCCTGCTCGACGCGGCGGAGATCGTCGTCGGACAGCGTGACAGACGGCAAAAGCAGGCCGTTGCCCGA
It encodes:
- a CDS encoding polysaccharide biosynthesis/export family protein; the encoded protein is MRIRFTALFRILPCAAMLALGACAHNPDTVISAALNNFEHGGRPQYREFSGQYGGEDVTWGAPTVHPAAYGTPEPSGAYLLDTGDRLRVFVYGQPNLSRAYAVDHDGLITVPLIGDVKARGRTTRNVEETIRRRLGAEFVRDPQVTVDVLQNRPFFIYGEVKAAGQYPFVSGMTVETAIAIAGGYSERASTRSYRITRRANGIVDQMEAPGDYPLQPGDVVYVNERFF
- a CDS encoding glycosyltransferase, with the translated sequence MRAPVGGLFRHVLDLAGEQATRGHFVGLVADRNATDRLTAEKLAAIAPHLRLGLSLIPMSRKPGIGDFSAVRAVRKLAHGLDLDVLHGHGAKGGAYARLARPFLRGARGRVRVFYTPHGGSLHYKPGTAAGTVFSILERIMGRLTDGLIFESDFARLAYVRLAGEHGAPRRVIPNGLQPRDFIGTPPLPDAADFLFIGELRALKGVDELLKALAEVIGNRPVRAAIVGAGPDGDAFKAEASRLGLDSYVTFPGAMPAEAAFPLGRALVVPSRAESFPYIVLEAGAAGKPLIATSVGGIPEIVVGTQVPLIPPRSVPDLVRAMESVLDDPDGARARAEELRAAVQRRFTVGAMTDAVLDFYRSVERRA
- a CDS encoding undecaprenyl-phosphate glucose phosphotransferase, whose translation is MLPNVPTSPTSPLVQIVPKAPARLQSSGKIDLLSPVVVVGLVRFADFAIAVLSGFALAILYVGAEVVTATLLYGTVIVIAALVALLTFDLLGLYSMRALAAFPINLPRLMLGWSASLAAAGVLIFFLKAGPELSRVWLAIWLVAGGAAFALERGVLSLVLARLRASGRLVRRAVIYGTGALTDDLLHTLENEQGSEIRVVGVFDDRSAARGVPSTSAASRLGTLDELLETARAARVDLVIVSIPFAGERRLHDVASRLSVLPADIRLPAGAMQLRLAPRLYSHVGSVAMLDLYDRPIADWGYVVKWLFDKSIGLAAVMTLAPVMLLVAAAIKLDSRGPVFFRQRRYGFNNELIEVFKFRSMHADMTDHDAGRLVTKGDPRVTRVGRFIRKTSLDELPQLFNVLKGDLSLVGPRPHAVSAKAQNRLYNEVVSRYYARHKVKPGITGWAQIRGWRGETDTEEKIEQRVEHDLYYIDNWSVFFDLYILAMTPIALFKSENAY